A stretch of the Planktothricoides raciborskii GIHE-MW2 genome encodes the following:
- a CDS encoding nuclear transport factor 2 family protein — MSEKSQNTLTIAHQAFNHFTQGLATGEWEPFLAMLTDDFSFWFPVGQFHGLNQGKERAREFFQYASEAYSEGLTVTLDRVTSNENTVVFEFRDEGPMWGQPYKNRVAVSFDVREDKICFYREYFGSDGKSN, encoded by the coding sequence ATGAGCGAAAAATCACAAAACACTCTCACCATTGCTCACCAAGCATTTAACCATTTTACCCAAGGGTTAGCCACGGGAGAATGGGAACCTTTTTTAGCCATGCTAACCGATGATTTTAGTTTTTGGTTTCCTGTGGGTCAATTCCACGGATTAAATCAAGGAAAAGAACGAGCCCGAGAGTTTTTTCAATATGCTTCCGAGGCTTACAGTGAGGGATTGACAGTCACCTTAGATCGCGTGACCAGCAATGAAAATACGGTTGTTTTTGAGTTTCGGGATGAAGGGCCGATGTGGGGACAGCCTTATAAAAATCGCGTCGCTGTTTCTTTTGATGTTCGCGAAGATAAAATTTGTTTTTATCGGGAATATTTTGGCAGTGATGGCAAATCCAATTAA
- a CDS encoding DUF2854 domain-containing protein — MFGKISLSSVGLVIGGILTVVGFAAYFADYATLNLAGFFYGIPLLLGGLALKSAELKPVPFSQPTSEKVLALRQKMATEIQNQIRKDVTRYRYGQDAHLDDSLQRFGLNPNDKERPVLAALREIEIDDNYGLILEFDSPKFTLETWQEKREKIEKFFGPGIRAEITQPKKDRIDVALITQPKN, encoded by the coding sequence ATGTTTGGTAAAATCTCTCTCAGTTCTGTCGGTTTAGTCATTGGCGGTATCCTCACCGTAGTGGGATTTGCGGCTTACTTTGCCGACTATGCCACCTTAAACCTAGCCGGATTTTTTTATGGCATTCCCTTATTACTCGGAGGTTTAGCCCTCAAATCTGCCGAACTCAAACCCGTCCCATTTAGTCAACCAACCTCCGAGAAAGTCCTGGCATTGCGTCAAAAAATGGCCACGGAAATTCAAAATCAAATCCGCAAAGACGTGACCCGGTATCGTTACGGTCAAGATGCTCACTTGGATGATTCATTACAGCGATTTGGCTTAAATCCTAACGACAAAGAACGTCCGGTACTGGCGGCATTACGGGAAATAGAAATTGATGACAACTATGGGTTAATTTTAGAATTTGACTCACCCAAATTTACCCTAGAAACCTGGCAAGAAAAACGGGAAAAAATCGAAAAGTTTTTTGGGCCAGGAATCCGGGCTGAAATTACCCAACCGAAAAAAGATAGAATAGATGTAGCCCTGATTACCCAGCCCAAAAATTAA
- a CDS encoding chlororespiratory reduction protein 7, protein MPSPIMYEAEETFVVLDPNLLEEEFMTGEELLIKLKQILSQTPVDELTPDIRKYSSLDEQAKYLLTTGCELQMAPGKTLQWYVVRLEK, encoded by the coding sequence ATGCCAAGTCCAATTATGTATGAAGCGGAAGAAACTTTTGTGGTTCTAGACCCGAACCTGTTGGAAGAAGAATTTATGACTGGGGAGGAACTTTTGATTAAGTTAAAACAAATTTTATCCCAGACTCCTGTGGATGAATTAACCCCAGATATCAGAAAATATAGCTCCCTTGATGAGCAAGCGAAATATTTACTTACCACCGGCTGTGAGTTGCAAATGGCACCAGGAAAAACTCTGCAATGGTATGTAGTGCGATTGGAAAAATAG
- a CDS encoding TMEM165/GDT1 family protein — translation MNTSPKFSSVSVTDATAADAIDVIESDRPSSAIAQSNLPEPQTDPEPSEPFTPTIDPGAVAVLGSTFVTIFFAEVGDKTQLAVLLMSAESEKPWVVFAGAACALIATSLLGVMLGKWLSTRVSPKTLERSAAVVLLFISATLLWDVLH, via the coding sequence GTGAATACATCTCCTAAATTTTCTAGTGTTTCGGTGACTGATGCTACAGCGGCTGATGCCATTGATGTCATTGAGTCCGATCGCCCTTCCTCCGCGATCGCCCAGTCAAATCTACCGGAACCGCAAACGGATCCGGAACCCAGCGAACCCTTTACCCCAACCATTGACCCTGGTGCGGTGGCGGTTTTGGGTTCAACCTTTGTAACGATATTTTTTGCCGAGGTTGGGGATAAAACTCAACTGGCGGTTTTGTTAATGAGTGCTGAATCTGAAAAACCTTGGGTTGTGTTTGCGGGTGCAGCTTGTGCCTTGATTGCGACGAGTTTGTTAGGGGTGATGCTAGGAAAGTGGCTCTCCACTCGTGTGTCCCCAAAAACTTTAGAACGTTCGGCGGCAGTGGTGTTGCTGTTTATTTCCGCCACCTTGCTTTGGGATGTGTTGCATTAA
- a CDS encoding AAA family ATPase, whose amino-acid sequence MNETIHQSDRTLVYRGERQRDRQPVIIKIPRAESPNHWLNISRITHEYAIGKNFNDPGLIKIYELCQTNQGIPALILEDFGGESLTKFLVNHPLSCLDFLTLALQLTQSLDVLQKAQIIHQNIHPGNILINPISKIIKLIDFSMASPVEHLPGQGNNLRDFRHIPGISAYTSPEQTGRMNRGIDYRTDFYSLGVTFYQMLTGNLPFEASEPLEWIYCHIAKTPQPIAPSLNPKLAIPQSLANIVFKLLAKNAEDRYQSIRGLQADLQTCLDQLIFTGTIENFILGQQDMAEQFQIPQKLYGREKELATLIKIFQAVNSASKSGHDAMKKKCPRHPQVVLISGYSGIGKSALVREIHQPIVANRGYFIGGKFDQYQRNVPYSAWLNAMQELICQVLTESEAKVQAWQEKIMHKLGQNAQVMVEVIPELELILGKQPPVKKLGVTESENQFNLLFLELISVFSQNSPLVIFLDDLQWADSASLKLLECLIFDIASATVRDRDSLSGSASRNRPLVSNSSGEDPEAIAPVDPLSVPDSDPDRDPESDRPSRLVIVGTYRDRDLSATEAWQLTLDQIQSNPQPNPQRVTEIKLRPLTINAIDELISDTLQCPPEWTQPLAELLFHKTSGNPFFLKQLLQSLYQQKLLIYNRETRRWQWDIEQIQSVEITENVGELIQKKLINLPSGTLEILKLAACLGNRFNLEFLAIAAQTSLVITLEQMQPAIQGDLIVLQGHDPYAIACLNPYLNPCLNQGKMTVISQDLETAKSLQSDIEIIKFPQLVYQFFHDRVQQAVYGLISANESSKLHLKIGQSLLQHTPPDRRYEEIFAIVNQMNLGSSSITDLSQKYELARLNLMAGQKAKIATAYEAAYQYLTMGLKLLTPESWQTHYDLTLVLHIEALQAAYLNMEFAQIEPWAEVILQNAKTTLERVKVYELKIQFYIGSNQIQPAVMNGLIALKELKIILPQFPSQFSEFWEKLLANLFIEENQITSIKKLPLMTDTYQLAAMRILLNLAPPTAQINPRLFSLVVLKMVQLSRTYGNSPFAAYGYGIYGALLCRRGLAIALGYELGQLSLNLLDKFEATELKPRVYRTFYGQINVAKCHLKESIIPLRETVQSGLENGDFEYAGYAAVDECLHRFFLGENLLFVWHKATQYLELLAPLNQNLAIAQLNLWKQLAFSLSRRECDRQTEQIFPNQEASSPLAVNHANALAKIIVAYLRNQPESAIETIERYQKIHQDADLITQIQFKFYISLLLLMQGRTLPKKEQRRLLKIVTKYQGKLKKWALSAPMNFQHKVDLVAAETARLLGDANQAIAAYDRAITGATQQGYIHEAAIANQRAGEFYQERGNQKIAEIYLRDAYDGYLNWGAIAIVKQLETKYPQLFSSSITQPIKLDSAATTDQIDPIYRIDRTSRPITPTQPPSVDFNTVIKALQSLSSEIILENLLDQIMTMLVENAGATTGCLLWELEGTWEIKARAVLNEAQTIMGESAPHRCRERSPVETREYVPLSVINYVEKTGEDLVLDDATLDERFSQDAYIQTKQPKSMICTSILHQNKMMGLLYLENHLTSSAFSSQNLTILKLLSSQAAICWENAQLYNSISLREKRLRSQSSTLLKLSQRNRQQNSLEFRKAYAPTQDIFALVNRNFQQKLTSLSQDFTPGKTHSSDRSDDLLLSVKEILEASARTLEIERVSVWIYNDQRTQIKCFDLYEQTPNRHTSGMDLSVSDYPTYFRVLSTERIIAAYDGRTDMRTAEFRDQYLIPLGITSMLEAPIRVGGQMVGVLCHEHIGAPRHWAIEEENFAASLADLLALAIERSYRAKAEQERDRFFSLSQDLLCVIDFQGQFTQLNPAWERTLAISTEQMLGKSFLEFVHPEDRPSTQTATEKLVSQQEIITFENRYRCADGSYRWLFWNATPDLERELIYAVVHDITYRVEAEAALKQANEELEIRVEARTAELQEAIASLQNANKQLQDEIIFRRTTEEALRYSRSRLKDQTQELQNALDQLQRTQIQLVQNEKMASLGQLVAGIAHEINNPVSFIYSNLDPLNHYINDLLHLLNLYRQEYPQINPIIEEGIAAVELDFLVEDIPKLLESMKSGADRIRKIVLSLRNFSRLDEAAKKRVDIHEGLESTLLILQNQLKEIQLVKNFGELPPVECYSAQINQVFMNILANAIDALQQKYLNSKEKPAQNLSSDENFPQIIIETEQIHESVRISIADNGLGIPENIQNRIFDPFFTTKPVGSGTGLGLSVSYQIVVEKHQGNLFCHSEPGKGTEFVIILPLRLPD is encoded by the coding sequence ATGAATGAAACGATCCATCAGAGCGATCGCACATTAGTCTACCGAGGAGAACGACAACGCGATCGCCAGCCAGTAATAATTAAAATTCCTAGGGCAGAATCGCCAAATCATTGGTTAAATATTTCGCGGATTACCCATGAGTATGCGATCGGCAAAAATTTCAACGATCCGGGATTAATCAAAATCTATGAACTCTGCCAAACTAATCAAGGAATCCCGGCTTTAATATTAGAAGACTTTGGCGGGGAATCTTTGACAAAATTTTTAGTCAATCATCCCTTATCTTGTCTGGATTTTTTGACTCTGGCGCTTCAGCTAACCCAGAGTTTAGATGTCTTACAAAAAGCACAAATAATTCATCAAAATATTCATCCCGGAAATATTTTAATTAACCCGATTAGTAAAATCATTAAACTGATTGATTTTAGCATGGCCAGCCCGGTAGAACACCTCCCTGGGCAAGGAAATAATTTGAGAGATTTTCGCCATATCCCTGGTATCAGCGCTTATACTTCTCCTGAACAAACCGGCAGAATGAATCGGGGCATTGATTATCGCACAGATTTCTATTCTTTGGGTGTGACATTTTATCAAATGTTAACGGGAAATCTACCCTTTGAAGCCAGTGAACCTTTAGAATGGATTTATTGTCATATTGCCAAAACTCCCCAGCCGATTGCCCCGTCACTAAATCCAAAATTGGCAATACCCCAGTCATTGGCTAACATTGTTTTCAAATTATTGGCGAAAAATGCTGAAGACAGATATCAAAGCATTCGGGGACTTCAAGCCGATTTACAAACTTGTTTAGATCAGTTGATTTTTACCGGAACTATAGAAAATTTTATCCTGGGACAACAGGATATGGCGGAGCAATTTCAAATTCCCCAGAAGCTCTACGGTCGAGAAAAAGAACTGGCGACTTTAATTAAAATTTTTCAAGCGGTTAATTCGGCGAGTAAGTCTGGCCATGATGCCATGAAAAAAAAATGTCCCCGCCACCCACAAGTCGTTTTAATTTCTGGGTATTCTGGGATTGGCAAATCTGCCTTAGTCCGGGAAATTCATCAGCCGATTGTGGCGAATCGGGGTTATTTTATTGGGGGAAAATTCGATCAGTATCAGCGGAATGTTCCTTATTCCGCGTGGCTGAATGCAATGCAGGAATTAATTTGCCAAGTTTTAACGGAAAGCGAAGCCAAAGTGCAAGCTTGGCAGGAAAAAATTATGCATAAGTTAGGCCAAAATGCTCAGGTCATGGTTGAGGTCATTCCTGAGTTGGAATTGATTCTGGGTAAACAACCGCCAGTCAAAAAACTTGGGGTGACGGAATCAGAAAATCAGTTTAATTTACTGTTTTTAGAGTTGATCTCGGTGTTTAGTCAGAACTCTCCATTGGTGATATTTTTGGACGATCTCCAGTGGGCAGATTCTGCTTCCCTTAAGTTACTAGAGTGCTTGATTTTCGATATTGCATCCGCAACGGTTCGCGATCGCGATTCCCTTTCCGGATCCGCTTCGCGGAATCGCCCCTTAGTCAGCAACAGTTCAGGGGAGGATCCAGAAGCGATCGCCCCGGTTGACCCATTATCGGTTCCTGACAGCGATCCTGACAGGGATCCTGAGAGCGATCGCCCCAGTCGTCTGGTGATCGTGGGGACGTATCGCGATCGCGATCTATCGGCAACTGAAGCTTGGCAATTGACGTTAGATCAAATTCAATCTAACCCTCAGCCTAACCCTCAGCGAGTCACCGAGATTAAACTCCGTCCCTTAACGATTAATGCGATCGATGAACTGATCAGTGATACCCTGCAATGTCCTCCAGAATGGACTCAACCCTTGGCAGAACTGTTATTTCATAAAACCAGCGGCAATCCTTTTTTCTTAAAGCAACTTTTACAATCTTTGTATCAGCAAAAGCTATTAATATATAACCGGGAAACCCGCCGCTGGCAATGGGATATCGAGCAGATTCAATCCGTAGAAATTACCGAAAACGTCGGGGAATTAATTCAGAAAAAATTGATCAATTTGCCATCAGGCACTTTGGAGATTTTAAAATTAGCAGCTTGCCTAGGCAACCGATTTAATTTAGAGTTTCTGGCGATCGCTGCCCAAACTTCTTTGGTAATTACCCTGGAACAAATGCAACCGGCAATCCAAGGTGATTTGATTGTCCTCCAAGGACACGATCCTTATGCGATCGCCTGCCTAAATCCCTACCTAAATCCCTGCCTAAATCAGGGGAAAATGACGGTAATTTCCCAGGATTTAGAGACCGCAAAGTCTCTACAGTCAGACATTGAAATTATTAAGTTTCCTCAATTAGTTTATCAATTTTTCCATGACCGAGTACAGCAAGCAGTTTATGGCTTAATTTCTGCCAATGAATCTAGCAAACTTCATTTAAAAATTGGTCAGTCGCTTTTGCAACATACGCCACCGGATCGACGGTATGAGGAAATTTTTGCCATTGTGAATCAAATGAATTTGGGCAGCAGCAGCATCACCGATTTATCTCAAAAATATGAATTAGCTAGATTAAATTTAATGGCCGGACAAAAAGCAAAAATAGCGACGGCTTATGAAGCGGCTTATCAGTATTTAACGATGGGGTTAAAACTGCTGACACCAGAAAGTTGGCAAACCCATTATGACCTGACCCTGGTGCTGCATATCGAAGCCCTACAAGCGGCTTATCTGAATATGGAATTTGCCCAAATTGAACCCTGGGCTGAGGTGATTCTGCAAAATGCCAAAACTACCTTAGAACGAGTTAAAGTATATGAGCTAAAAATTCAGTTTTATATCGGTAGCAATCAAATTCAGCCAGCGGTGATGAATGGGTTGATTGCCTTAAAAGAACTAAAAATTATCCTACCTCAATTTCCCAGTCAATTTTCAGAGTTTTGGGAAAAATTGCTGGCTAATTTATTTATAGAAGAAAATCAGATTACATCTATAAAAAAATTACCATTGATGACCGATACCTATCAATTAGCTGCCATGCGAATATTGCTGAATTTAGCCCCACCCACCGCCCAGATTAATCCGAGATTATTCAGTTTAGTGGTGTTAAAAATGGTGCAATTATCCCGGACTTATGGCAATTCTCCTTTTGCGGCTTATGGGTACGGAATTTATGGGGCGCTTCTCTGTCGGCGGGGGCTGGCGATCGCCCTGGGATATGAGTTAGGTCAACTGTCTTTAAATTTATTGGATAAATTTGAGGCTACGGAATTAAAACCCAGAGTCTATCGAACGTTTTATGGTCAGATTAATGTAGCCAAATGCCACTTAAAAGAAAGTATTATACCGTTAAGAGAAACGGTTCAATCAGGGTTAGAAAACGGAGACTTTGAATATGCAGGATATGCAGCAGTTGATGAGTGTCTGCACCGTTTTTTCTTGGGCGAAAATTTGCTATTTGTGTGGCATAAGGCTACGCAATATCTGGAATTATTAGCACCCTTGAATCAAAATTTAGCGATCGCCCAGTTAAATCTCTGGAAACAATTGGCTTTTAGTTTAAGTCGCCGTGAATGCGATCGCCAAACCGAGCAAATTTTCCCGAACCAGGAAGCATCTAGCCCTCTAGCGGTCAACCATGCCAACGCCCTGGCAAAAATCATAGTAGCTTATTTACGGAATCAACCAGAATCAGCAATTGAGACGATCGAGAGATATCAAAAGATTCACCAGGATGCGGATTTAATAACGCAAATTCAATTTAAATTTTATATTTCTTTACTGTTATTAATGCAGGGGCGAACCTTGCCAAAAAAAGAACAGCGCCGACTGTTAAAAATTGTCACCAAGTATCAAGGAAAACTGAAAAAGTGGGCTTTGTCTGCGCCGATGAATTTTCAGCATAAAGTTGACTTGGTGGCAGCAGAAACGGCGCGATTACTTGGGGATGCAAATCAGGCGATCGCCGCTTACGATCGCGCCATTACCGGAGCAACGCAACAAGGCTATATCCATGAAGCGGCGATCGCCAACCAAAGGGCAGGAGAATTCTATCAAGAACGGGGCAACCAGAAAATTGCCGAAATTTATCTGCGGGATGCTTATGATGGTTATTTAAATTGGGGAGCGATCGCGATCGTTAAACAACTAGAAACCAAATATCCACAACTATTTTCCTCCAGCATCACTCAACCAATCAAGCTGGATTCTGCCGCCACAACAGATCAAATAGATCCGATATATCGGATAGATCGGACATCCCGTCCCATCACCCCCACTCAACCCCCGTCCGTGGATTTCAATACAGTCATCAAAGCCTTGCAATCTCTAAGCAGTGAAATAATACTGGAAAATTTACTCGATCAAATTATGACAATGCTGGTGGAAAATGCCGGGGCAACTACGGGCTGCCTGCTTTGGGAATTAGAAGGCACCTGGGAGATCAAAGCCAGGGCAGTCTTAAATGAAGCCCAAACCATCATGGGTGAAAGTGCTCCGCACCGCTGTCGCGAACGTTCCCCGGTAGAAACCCGTGAGTATGTCCCCTTGTCGGTGATTAATTATGTGGAGAAAACCGGCGAAGATTTGGTCCTAGATGATGCCACCCTGGACGAACGCTTTAGCCAAGATGCTTATATCCAGACCAAGCAACCAAAATCAATGATTTGTACATCAATTCTGCATCAGAATAAAATGATGGGTTTGCTGTATTTGGAAAATCATCTCACCAGTTCCGCGTTTAGCTCCCAAAACCTGACCATTTTAAAACTCCTCTCTTCCCAAGCAGCGATTTGCTGGGAAAATGCCCAGCTTTACAACAGTATTTCCCTCCGGGAAAAACGGCTGCGTTCTCAAAGCAGCACCTTACTAAAACTCTCGCAGCGAAATCGACAACAAAATTCTCTGGAGTTTAGAAAAGCTTATGCGCCAACTCAAGATATTTTTGCCTTAGTCAACCGCAATTTTCAGCAGAAGCTAACCAGTCTGTCCCAGGATTTCACCCCTGGCAAAACTCATAGCAGCGATCGCTCCGACGATCTGCTGTTATCCGTCAAAGAAATCCTAGAAGCCAGTGCTAGAACCTTGGAAATTGAACGAGTCAGCGTCTGGATCTACAATGACCAACGCACTCAGATAAAATGCTTCGACCTTTACGAACAGACTCCCAACCGTCATACCTCTGGCATGGATCTGTCAGTTTCCGACTATCCGACGTATTTTCGGGTTTTATCCACGGAACGAATTATCGCCGCCTACGATGGTCGCACCGACATGAGAACGGCGGAATTTCGCGACCAATATTTAATTCCCCTCGGTATCACCTCCATGCTGGAAGCCCCGATTCGCGTAGGAGGGCAAATGGTGGGAGTTTTATGCCACGAACATATCGGTGCGCCCCGGCATTGGGCGATTGAAGAAGAAAACTTTGCCGCCTCGTTAGCGGATTTATTGGCCTTGGCCATTGAACGGTCTTATCGGGCGAAAGCGGAACAAGAACGCGATCGCTTCTTTAGTCTCTCCCAAGACTTACTCTGCGTCATCGATTTTCAGGGACAATTTACCCAACTCAACCCCGCCTGGGAAAGAACCCTCGCTATCTCCACCGAACAAATGTTAGGCAAATCATTTCTGGAATTTGTCCATCCCGAAGACCGACCCAGCACCCAGACAGCGACAGAAAAACTGGTTTCTCAACAAGAAATCATTACCTTTGAAAATCGTTATCGCTGTGCCGATGGTTCTTATCGGTGGCTATTTTGGAACGCCACACCGGATCTGGAACGGGAATTAATTTATGCCGTAGTTCACGATATCACCTATCGCGTAGAAGCCGAAGCCGCCCTGAAGCAAGCCAACGAAGAGTTGGAAATCCGGGTAGAAGCACGGACGGCGGAACTACAAGAGGCGATCGCCTCCTTGCAAAATGCCAACAAGCAACTCCAAGATGAAATTATCTTCCGTAGAACCACCGAAGAAGCCCTGCGCTATTCCCGATCTCGCTTAAAAGACCAAACCCAAGAACTGCAAAACGCCTTAGATCAACTCCAACGCACCCAAATTCAACTGGTACAAAATGAAAAAATGGCCAGTCTCGGACAGCTTGTAGCGGGAATTGCCCATGAAATTAATAACCCCGTAAGTTTTATCTATAGCAATCTCGATCCCCTGAACCATTACATTAATGACTTATTGCACTTATTGAATCTTTACCGGCAAGAATATCCCCAAATAAACCCGATTATTGAAGAAGGAATCGCCGCCGTTGAGTTAGATTTCTTAGTCGAAGATATCCCGAAACTTTTAGAGTCCATGAAAAGTGGCGCCGATCGCATTAGAAAAATTGTCCTGTCTTTACGGAATTTTTCTCGCCTCGACGAAGCGGCCAAAAAACGGGTGGATATCCACGAAGGACTGGAAAGCACCTTATTAATTCTGCAAAACCAACTCAAAGAAATTCAGCTAGTTAAAAACTTTGGCGAATTACCCCCCGTTGAATGTTACTCCGCCCAAATCAATCAAGTCTTTATGAATATTCTCGCCAATGCGATTGATGCCCTTCAACAAAAATATCTCAACTCCAAAGAAAAACCAGCGCAAAATCTATCATCCGATGAGAATTTCCCTCAGATTATCATCGAAACCGAACAGATCCATGAATCTGTGAGAATTAGCATTGCCGATAATGGCTTGGGAATTCCCGAAAACATCCAAAACCGGATTTTCGATCCCTTTTTTACCACCAAACCTGTGGGCAGTGGCACCGGACTCGGACTCTCTGTGAGTTATCAAATTGTAGTGGAAAAACATCAAGGCAACCTTTTCTGTCATTCTGAACCGGGCAAAGGAACAGAATTTGTCATTATTCTCCCCCTGCGTTTACCGGATTAA
- a CDS encoding TMEM165/GDT1 family protein, translating to MDWQLLGLSFITVFLAELGDKSQLAAIALGGSSKHPNAVFLGTAGALVLATLIGVLLGEGTALLLPTRVVKAIAAIGFAIMAVKLLWPENEESES from the coding sequence ATGGATTGGCAACTTTTGGGACTGAGTTTTATTACGGTATTTTTGGCGGAGTTAGGCGACAAAAGTCAATTAGCCGCGATCGCCCTCGGAGGCAGTTCTAAACATCCGAATGCGGTGTTTTTGGGCACCGCTGGGGCTTTGGTATTGGCGACTTTAATCGGTGTTTTACTTGGAGAAGGAACCGCTTTGCTGTTGCCAACTCGTGTAGTGAAGGCGATCGCCGCCATTGGTTTTGCTATCATGGCTGTCAAGTTACTCTGGCCAGAAAACGAGGAATCAGAAAGTTAA
- a CDS encoding DUF4149 domain-containing protein — MSTIPTFENKQPLWQTVAILTLGFWLSALLLLDAVIMPSMYASGMMTQSDFASAGYTMFSVFNRIELVCAALVLTGLFTTLALQKEGENKNLIAIICSLMLMAVALFDTYGLTPQMSALGMQLNLFDPAAPAPVVMNQMHAGYWVLEMLKLGAGTIVLGWFIHHHEHLISE, encoded by the coding sequence ATGTCAACGATTCCTACATTTGAAAATAAACAACCCTTATGGCAAACCGTCGCCATCTTAACTTTAGGCTTCTGGCTCAGTGCTTTGCTCCTATTAGATGCGGTAATTATGCCCAGTATGTATGCCTCCGGCATGATGACTCAATCGGATTTTGCCTCAGCGGGTTATACAATGTTTTCAGTTTTTAATCGGATTGAATTAGTTTGTGCCGCCCTAGTTTTAACTGGACTTTTTACCACTTTAGCATTGCAAAAAGAAGGAGAAAATAAAAATTTAATCGCCATTATTTGCTCCCTGATGCTCATGGCTGTTGCGTTATTTGATACCTATGGCTTAACTCCTCAAATGAGTGCTTTGGGAATGCAGCTTAATCTGTTTGACCCCGCCGCCCCAGCCCCCGTAGTAATGAATCAAATGCACGCCGGTTATTGGGTTTTAGAAATGCTGAAATTAGGCGCTGGAACCATTGTCTTGGGCTGGTTTATCCACCACCATGAACATTTGATTTCTGAATAG
- the queC gene encoding 7-cyano-7-deazaguanine synthase QueC, which yields MKAVILLSGGLDSSTVLYQAKADGCECYAISFDYQQRHRRELDSAAAIARVAGVVAHQVITFDLRQWGGSALTDDGIDLPEGRSLSEMASQIPVTYVPARNTIFLSFALAYAEAIAAERVYIGVNALDYSGYPDCRPDYIQAMQEVFRLGTKQGREGQAIAIISPLLELHKTEIIQLGNKLGVPWQHTWSCYAGEEKACGVCDSCQLRLAAFAELGLSDPLPYR from the coding sequence GTGAAAGCAGTCATTTTATTGTCGGGAGGACTTGATTCCTCGACGGTGCTGTATCAAGCGAAGGCCGATGGTTGTGAATGTTATGCAATTTCGTTTGATTACCAACAACGGCATCGCCGCGAGTTGGATTCGGCAGCAGCGATCGCGAGGGTCGCAGGAGTGGTGGCCCATCAGGTGATTACCTTTGATTTGCGGCAGTGGGGGGGGTCAGCGTTAACCGATGATGGGATTGATTTGCCGGAAGGGCGATCGCTCTCGGAAATGGCAAGTCAAATTCCGGTGACTTATGTCCCAGCCCGAAATACGATATTTCTCAGTTTTGCTTTGGCTTATGCGGAGGCGATCGCTGCCGAACGAGTCTATATTGGGGTCAATGCTTTGGACTATTCGGGATATCCCGATTGTCGCCCAGATTACATTCAAGCGATGCAGGAAGTGTTTCGTCTGGGGACAAAACAAGGTCGCGAAGGACAGGCGATCGCTATTATCAGCCCCTTACTGGAGTTGCACAAAACCGAAATTATTCAATTAGGCAATAAATTGGGCGTCCCTTGGCAACATACTTGGTCTTGTTATGCCGGAGAGGAAAAAGCTTGTGGGGTCTGTGACTCCTGCCAATTGCGGTTAGCGGCTTTTGCTGAATTGGGCTTATCGGATCCGTTGCCTTATCGGTAA